One window from the genome of Pyrus communis chromosome 16, drPyrComm1.1, whole genome shotgun sequence encodes:
- the LOC137720711 gene encoding uncharacterized protein, whose amino-acid sequence MEDRKEKNAPWLSVPQFGDWDQKGQVPDYSLDFSKIREMRKQNKRDVSRASLGNEEELIASNAAKVGAVHNEPHYHRTPHSPTARRSIFSYFNCCVKA is encoded by the exons ATGGAGGATCGTAAGGAG AAAAATGCACCATGGTTATCAGTGCCACAATTCGGGGACTGGGATCAGAAGGGGCAAGTGCCAGACTATTCTCTTGATTTCTCAAAAATAAGGGAAATGAGGAAGCAAAACAAGAGAGATGTTTCGAGAGCCAGTCTTGGAAATGAAGAAGAGCTCATTGCCTCAAACGCTGCTAAAGTGGGTGCTGTTCACAATGAACCCCATTACCATCGGACCCCCCACTCTCCAACT GCTCGACGGAGTATTTTCAGCTACTTCAACTGTTGTGTGAAGGCCTGA